The Deltaproteobacteria bacterium genomic sequence GCGCTCGATGGGGGAGGGACGACGCAGCTGCAGATGTATCTCAAGGGCACGGATGGCGGGCCGGAAGCCATCCATGCCCGCATTTCCGAGGGCTACGAGGTCGAGCCGCACTTTCATTTAGCCGCGCAGTTTCAGCTCTTATTAGAAGGGTCGATGACATTTCCGACCTTTCGCCTCGACGCGCCAGCGGTGCACTATACGGAGCATAATGTGCCCTATGGACCGTTCGTGGTGAGCAGCGGGCATGACATGCTGGTGCTGCACACCAAGCCTGGTGGCGTGGTGATGATGCGGGATAAAGAGCGGCGGCGGCAGGCGAACACGCGCGGCAGAGAACTGTCGTGTTGCGCGTACGAAGTCGAGTGGGAACCGTTGCCGGGCTATGAGGGCGCACGGCGCAAAGTCCTCATTCCCGCCACGAAAGGACCGTCGGCGGAGCTGATCGAATGTCTGCCGCATATGCGCTTCGCCGCACCGGCGTCGGACTACGGTCACTACGAAGTGGTGTATCGAGGGTCGGTCCTTGTCGATGGAAAGTGTCTAGGGCCGAAGGACCTCCGCTTCGTTGCCGCTGGCGAACGGGTCACGCCGCTGGTCTGTGGACCGGAAGGCGCGACGTTGATCGTGCTCACTTACGATCGCGACGCCGCACTCAGCTATGGCGGGAGCACGGAAGACGCCATCGCACGCATGGAGCGCTAACCGACAACTCAGGTAAGAGAGGAGACCACTATGGCCGAACCTGGAATTTTTGAAATCATCTACTCCACGCGCGCGATGCGGCGCTTAAAACCGGACCCGATTCCTGAAGAGGTGCTCAAGAAAATCGTGGATGCAGGGATTCGCGCACCCAGCGGTGGCAACGCGCAAGAGTGGGCGTTCATGTTGATACAGGACCCGGACCTGAAGCGGTTCGTCCGCGATTACTACTGGAATACCTGGCAGCAGATCCGCGCCCAGGGGACGCTTCCTCTGACGGGTCTGCCACCTTCGCAGCAACGGATGATGAATGCCGTGTCCGACCTGGCCGCAAACATGGACGAAGTGCCGGCGATTCTCCTGGCCTGTGTGCGCAAAGAGTACGCGCCTATCGCGGCGATGAAGAATCTCCGTGGAAGCACCCTTGCCGTTTATGGCACGATCTTTCCCGCTGTGCAGAATATCTTGCTTGCCTGTCGTGCGTTGGGTGTCGGAGCGACGCTGACCACCATCCATTCGTTCTTTGAAGAAGCGCTCAAACAGAAATTCGGCATTCCCGAGACGATGGAAATTGCGGCGTTGATCCCCATGGGGTATCCGCAAGGAAAATTCGGCCCAGTGTCGCGGCGGCCTGTGGAAGAGGTCATCCACTGGGATCGGTGGGGCAATCAAAAAAGCTAAAGCTAGCAATGGCCGACAAGGAAGCGCTGCTGCCAGAAGACTAGTCCGAGCTGGCGCTCCTACCAGGTGTCCGACGAGTTCGGCGGACCTACACTGACGGGAACGTCAGGCGAGATATCGATCACTCCGCGCACTTTGCGAAGCTGAGAATTCATGTTTGCTATCGTCATGATGACCCCTCTAAGCTAAACGTCACGAGAGTGGCATACCAGCGTTGTCACCCTGAACCCTGCGTTTCCGCTCCTCCTGAGCGTAGGCGCGTAGCGCCGCAGTCGAAGGACGCTCAGGATCAACTCCGTGAAGGGTCTTGCCGTAAGATTCTTCGCTGCGCTCAGAATGACATGACTGGGTGGTCACGTTGTAAAGTGTACGAATGTCATGACGTTTGGTTTAGGTTCTTGGCCGTGTCGAGTATGCCTCCGGTCATTTGAGGTTCTGGATGACGCAGATGTACGGATTGGTCGCACGCTGTTTGATGAAGCTCGTGGCCGTCAGGCGCACGATCTTCATCCCGACGGAGTCGCTTTCGTTACCCCCAACCGTCAACAAATAGTTCCCTTGGCCGTCTTGCCCTGTTTCCACCACAATCGCGGAATGGGACTGGTACTGCGTGTGGGTTTTGGCGAACTGAAAGCCGAAATTCGTTCCGCCTCGATTGTTTTGGATAATGTCGCCGATGTTCGGTGCATAGGTGCTGAGTTCAAACCCGCGAAAGAGTCCCGTTTGGGCGGTGGCGTTTTTAATCGCCCAATTGACAAAAACCGCGTGGGCCGGAGAAAATTTGAACTCGTTCGCTGTCGCTCCGGCAGATTTCATGCACCAAGAAACGAACACCGCCGACCATGCGGTAGCTACACCCGGAAACGGCAGGCCGATCCCCTCCCAATAACGTTGGATCTGTCTGCTCAGTTGCGGGTCGCTTTCGTGCTGTAAATGGAATTGCCGGTGCTGCTCTTCCGCAATGGCTGCCACTCTTCT encodes the following:
- a CDS encoding nitroreductase family protein; the encoded protein is MAEPGIFEIIYSTRAMRRLKPDPIPEEVLKKIVDAGIRAPSGGNAQEWAFMLIQDPDLKRFVRDYYWNTWQQIRAQGTLPLTGLPPSQQRMMNAVSDLAANMDEVPAILLACVRKEYAPIAAMKNLRGSTLAVYGTIFPAVQNILLACRALGVGATLTTIHSFFEEALKQKFGIPETMEIAALIPMGYPQGKFGPVSRRPVEEVIHWDRWGNQKS
- a CDS encoding DUF2272 domain-containing protein translates to MPAPSTFARRVAAIAEEQHRQFHLQHESDPQLSRQIQRYWEGIGLPFPGVATAWSAVFVSWCMKSAGATANEFKFSPAHAVFVNWAIKNATAQTGLFRGFELSTYAPNIGDIIQNNRGGTNFGFQFAKTHTQYQSHSAIVVETGQDGQGNYLLTVGGNESDSVGMKIVRLTATSFIKQRATNPYICVIQNLK